The following nucleotide sequence is from Pagrus major chromosome 16, Pma_NU_1.0.
CACTCGAGGGTTTTAAAAGCATTCGCCTCTCCTTTTCTGTAAAAGTCCAGGAGCGGTCATTGTTTGTCTTACGGGTTTGACTTTCTGTTATTCCGTGAAGGCGATCCAGTTTGGCGGCTTTGGTACTGCGGTGGCAGCACTTGAATTCACAAACCCAGAAGATATTATGAATGCATTTGGGCTTTACAAATACATGATTGTGCACCTGTAATAATCTAGAAAACATAGGAATGACGGTTCAAGTCCCTGCAAACTAATTCTTGTTTCAAGCTTAAGAAGAAAGGAAACCAGTGGCTGCATCTAAgatcacatttaaatgtaaatgtaaaacacttggttaggaaaATCCTTAATGGggatttaaacacacaaaatgtaaaacaagaagcaaaatgaaagaggaaagtAGCGTGAGAGATGTTGAAGAAAATCTACCTATGTGACTCAGGCATgagataatgttttaaagttctAGTCGCGTTATGTTTAGCCTCGATCatcaacttccttcctcactctctcctggacgttatagcaacaggtgaccaaattAAAGTTCCCGAGAATAAACTTGGtatttctctgagtttgaacattgtttgaaacatttattaaatatatgaCACAAGAAAGGTCTTTTTATGCAGTGGCATAATGTGTCTTCAAAGTTAGAACCAATAGTATAAAATAGGTTAAACCATCCAAAAACAGCGGTACAGCCCTTTAAAGGACTTTCACATGATGAACACAGAAACTttctcacacaaacagaaagaaaagggagaaaaaaaaaaggaagaggtgGTTCACATTGTCTTGTGGCCGGTAAGACAGCGATACCCAGAAAAGGTTGCACAAATGAAACTCAGAATCTTGTCGTCCTACAGCGCATACATGGACTCCCACACGCTTGATCACCAGCCTACTCTCCAACACCAAAATCACTACTTCGATTGACAAACAGAAACCTTCATTATATGGTTTACGCGTCAAGTCAAAACTGAAACTACTATCATTTACCATAAGAGGGAGTGCCTTCCGTGGGCGGATGTGTGATTGCGTATGTGAGGCATCTTGACTTGAATTTGGGAATTGATTAGATATGGAAGTGAGATCTTTTCTCTATTTGCTGCCATTATTTAAAGTCATCTAGCTCTTTGAAAATacttatattcatattttattttactttctcGCAGAATACACGAGTtctgatgaagaccatgagCCAGAGTACACCAAACAGCACCTACCTCAGCAGACATGGCTCAAGGAACGAACAAAAGAAGAggtaaaagaagagagagatgaagattGCGAGGAGAAGATAGACGTGGAGATTCTGGAGAGAGACACTCCGCCTGACACGCCTGACGACCAGGTCATGGACTTCAGCAAAAAGGTTGAGAAGGAGGAGAACAGCGACAGAGATCCAGAAGGGCGGGGGATCATTCCTTCACCTCAGCCCGAGCACAGAGAGCCCAGCCTGAGCTTGAATCACCCATACCTGCACCATCCCGAACTCCAGTCCCAGCACAGAAATCTCCCTCTACACCTCCACGGCCTCTACGGCCACAGGGAGGGTCTTGTTTCATCTTACCCCCTTTACCCTCAATCCAGACCCCTCCAGCCTGCTTACCAGCTCCTTCCTCCCTATGCCCCACACTATCCCCGCCTTCTCCTCCCCTCGTACTCCCCTCCCTTCCCTGGGATGCTGCCCTCAAGGGGATCCCTCCGCTACAGCAACTACCTGGGCACAGACGGACTCCCATATCCACCCATCGGCCAGCCCAATCTACTCCCGGTCTCCCTCCCCTACCCTCCGTCCCAGCAAGGGGGTTTGAAAGAACTCACACCGAATGTGTCGCCACCGCGAGGTGCCCCAGCCACCCCAGAGCTCTCCCCCCTCCCCAAGCCCGGCAGTCAGCATCAGTCTCCCGAGCAGTCGCCCTCTGCTTGCGAGGAAGCCATGAATCTCAGCCTGGCTACGACCAAAAGCAGCACGGCGCCGCGCAATGGCCCCGGCCACAAATCCCTGCCCTACCCACTGAAGAAGCAGAATGGGAAGATCAAATATGAATGTAACATCTGCTCCAAGACGTTCGGACAGCTGTCAAACCTCAAGGTAACAGCTTCAATCCCTCTATCTTGTTATCATGACTTGACTTAAACCAAAAaatttttgtaattttacaCCGGTGCtcatgactgtttttttgtATGATCGTAGGTCCATCTCCGAGTGCACAGTGGCGAGAGACCGTTCCAGTGTAACCTGTGTAAAAAGAGCTTCACTCAGCTGGCCCACCTCCAGAAACACCACCTGGTCCACACGGGGGAGAAGCCACATGAATGTCAGGTATGTCGAAAATCATGACCTCAGAGTATGTTTCTGTACCAGCTTCTTTTCTGATCTCACAATGACGTTGATTTAAAATCGAGAGTGTGACTGTACAAACAACACACGCACATACCTCTCTGGTAACTCAGTCAAGTTTGATTTTCAATGAGCCACGACCCACCTTTTTTTCATAACAGCATCTTTATGCGCTTGTTTGCTAGTGTGACTTTATGGGTGTGAGTGTACAGAGAATAGAAACTAGTcttacaaagaaagaaaattagaaCTGGAATAACATGGTCAACCCACtattaatgacaaaaaaaatgacataagtTCTTCCagacaaacaataaaacttTTCTAAGGTGTTCAGTCATGTCAACGCCGCTCACCGAAACCTTTCCTTTCATGCCTTCTAGGTGTGTCACAAACGCTTCAGTAGCACCAGCAACTTGAAAACACACCTACGCCTCCACTCCGGGGAAAAACCATACCAGTGCAAGCTGTGCGGCACCAAGTTCACCCAGTACATCCACCTGAAGCTGCACCGCCGCCTCCACAGCACCCGTGATCGCCCCTACCACTGCCAGCTCTGCGCTCAGGCCTTCTTCCACCGCTTCTCCCTCCGCATCCACCAGCGCA
It contains:
- the prdm1b gene encoding PR domain zinc finger protein 1 isoform X1; protein product: MKLDSTRGDMSGWREMDFALNCTYIVPDQVSDPSFSLPKAMTSIPRNLTFEYGTDNEVTGVFSKEYIPQGTRFGPLQGDIYTKDNVPKQANRKYFWRIYSGGQLQNFIDGYDVNRSNWMRYVNPARSLAEQNLVACQNNRDIYFYTIRPVEPNQELLVWYSQEFAQRLCSQQQADIKQKYTSSDEDHEPEYTKQHLPQQTWLKERTKEEVKEERDEDCEEKIDVEILERDTPPDTPDDQVMDFSKKVEKEENSDRDPEGRGIIPSPQPEHREPSLSLNHPYLHHPELQSQHRNLPLHLHGLYGHREGLVSSYPLYPQSRPLQPAYQLLPPYAPHYPRLLLPSYSPPFPGMLPSRGSLRYSNYLGTDGLPYPPIGQPNLLPVSLPYPPSQQGGLKELTPNVSPPRGAPATPELSPLPKPGSQHQSPEQSPSACEEAMNLSLATTKSSTAPRNGPGHKSLPYPLKKQNGKIKYECNICSKTFGQLSNLKVHLRVHSGERPFQCNLCKKSFTQLAHLQKHHLVHTGEKPHECQVCHKRFSSTSNLKTHLRLHSGEKPYQCKLCGTKFTQYIHLKLHRRLHSTRDRPYHCQLCAQAFFHRFSLRIHQRSCCLANSNAPINTHMKEMVERFDASQEADTLTETASAPQVEEAVERWLARALEGEGKEDQKEATILLKALTAAINAPSMPMAQSATSHHSSPLAYQERASVVHLHKRPAVKTEGQ
- the prdm1b gene encoding PR domain zinc finger protein 1 isoform X2, with translation MAEIYSGGQLQNFIDGYDVNRSNWMRYVNPARSLAEQNLVACQNNRDIYFYTIRPVEPNQELLVWYSQEFAQRLCSQQQADIKQKYTSSDEDHEPEYTKQHLPQQTWLKERTKEEVKEERDEDCEEKIDVEILERDTPPDTPDDQVMDFSKKVEKEENSDRDPEGRGIIPSPQPEHREPSLSLNHPYLHHPELQSQHRNLPLHLHGLYGHREGLVSSYPLYPQSRPLQPAYQLLPPYAPHYPRLLLPSYSPPFPGMLPSRGSLRYSNYLGTDGLPYPPIGQPNLLPVSLPYPPSQQGGLKELTPNVSPPRGAPATPELSPLPKPGSQHQSPEQSPSACEEAMNLSLATTKSSTAPRNGPGHKSLPYPLKKQNGKIKYECNICSKTFGQLSNLKVHLRVHSGERPFQCNLCKKSFTQLAHLQKHHLVHTGEKPHECQVCHKRFSSTSNLKTHLRLHSGEKPYQCKLCGTKFTQYIHLKLHRRLHSTRDRPYHCQLCAQAFFHRFSLRIHQRSCCLANSNAPINTHMKEMVERFDASQEADTLTETASAPQVEEAVERWLARALEGEGKEDQKEATILLKALTAAINAPSMPMAQSATSHHSSPLAYQERASVVHLHKRPAVKTEGQ